The following proteins are encoded in a genomic region of Flavobacteriales bacterium:
- a CDS encoding DUF4837 family protein encodes MLVLNRIQFYFIYFFIAISFIACNEDDEKRTLPQSAGDIGGVLVVVSDFDWNGDIGNIFREVLAVPLYGSNQAEAEYKFKNVPKEKFKSLLLHYKNIIYIDGKDTGSISNMAFKRDVWAADQVVVQIKKLPIEEFEDVLLENRDEILLSFKQNEIRGLQKRQKQGLSEEISERVNEKFSTSIRITDGFKIVKDTLGFMWCKAERQRTKGGHVHQISLGIMLYELPFEGKANLESDMFSLRDGIIGKHIIGSTPNSYMKTYKGYVPDVREIKYLGNIAYEVRGLWKMENDFMGGPFLTYFIVDQENARVIVLDSYIYAPGFDKRGFLLEMEAILKTMKLTN; translated from the coding sequence ATGCTCGTGTTAAACAGAATTCAATTTTATTTTATTTATTTCTTTATTGCGATAAGCTTTATTGCTTGTAATGAGGACGATGAAAAAAGAACGCTGCCGCAATCTGCTGGGGACATTGGTGGTGTATTGGTTGTTGTGAGCGATTTCGATTGGAATGGCGACATAGGGAACATATTCCGAGAAGTACTAGCAGTGCCTCTTTATGGTTCTAATCAGGCTGAAGCAGAGTACAAGTTTAAAAATGTCCCTAAGGAGAAGTTTAAAAGCCTTTTACTGCATTATAAGAATATCATATACATTGATGGTAAAGATACCGGGAGCATATCTAATATGGCTTTTAAGAGGGACGTTTGGGCTGCCGATCAGGTCGTAGTTCAGATAAAGAAACTTCCTATCGAAGAATTTGAAGATGTACTCTTAGAAAACCGAGATGAAATTCTTCTGAGCTTTAAACAGAATGAAATTAGAGGGCTGCAAAAAAGACAAAAGCAGGGATTATCGGAAGAAATATCGGAAAGGGTAAATGAAAAGTTTAGTACTTCTATTCGAATAACAGATGGCTTTAAGATTGTTAAAGACACCCTAGGTTTTATGTGGTGTAAGGCTGAGAGACAAAGAACGAAAGGTGGCCATGTACATCAAATAAGTTTGGGAATTATGCTTTACGAATTACCTTTTGAAGGGAAGGCGAATTTAGAAAGTGATATGTTTTCTTTGAGAGATGGTATAATCGGAAAGCATATAATAGGTTCTACACCTAATTCTTACATGAAAACTTATAAAGGCTATGTTCCGGATGTTCGTGAAATTAAATACCTCGGAAATATAGCTTACGAGGTTAGAGGGCTTTGGAAAATGGAGAATGATTTTATGGGTGGACCATTCTTAACGTATTTCATAGTTGATCAAGAGAACGCCAGAGTGATCGTATTAGATTCTTACATCTATGCTCCTGGATTCGATAAGAGGGGATTTTTATTGGAGATGGAAGCTATTTTGAAGACGATGAAGCTTACGAATTAG
- the tatA gene encoding twin-arginine translocase TatA/TatE family subunit — MSIHLLFSPGPTEIIIILVIILLLFGGKKIPELMKGLGKGMKEFKDASKDDTDSKEIS; from the coding sequence ATGTCTATACATTTACTTTTTAGCCCAGGACCAACAGAGATTATTATCATCCTTGTTATCATTCTATTGTTATTCGGAGGAAAGAAAATCCCAGAATTGATGAAAGGACTGGGTAAAGGGATGAAAGAATTTAAAGATGCTTCTAAGGATGATACGGATAGCAAAGAGATTAGCTAA